A window of Thiocapsa bogorovii genomic DNA:
GGCGATCGAGCGTCTGCCCTATCAGTCGGGTTGTGAGGCGAGTCGATTTTCATAAGGACCGATAGAAAATGCTATGAAGACTTCCGCGCCAGTGCCCTACCCGGCAGAGATCGAGCGCGATCGTAGAGAATATAGTCGATGGCGTTCATTTCACGAAGACGATCGGCAACTTCAGGCGCAAGTTCTCGCAAGGGCCTATTGTAGCCGCTGTTTTCCACACCAAGATCATCAATTCGGGGCAATTTCCATGCAACAGCGAGTCGATCCAGGAACGTGTCGACGTCTTCGAGAACGCCGATCACATCGATCGCCTCAAGGTTTTGTTCGGCGGCGTGTAGAAGGTCATGATCATTTTTCGGCCAGGAGATATCGTGAATCTCGTGCGGGAGCAAGTAGCGCCCGAAGTCGAGTGCCGCGAGAAACTTGGCTTGGAAGTTTTCGAGGTAGCCACGCGCCGACGAATCGTTTATGACGTGCTCGAGCGAGCGGCCTTTGATGATTGCGTGAAGCGGCAGATTGGGATCTCGAGCTCCGTGCGCATGGTGCGAAATCACGCGCTGGACAGGATCTCGGAGTAGGGTTGCGCTCCGTATAGGCCGGCGCAAATAGGGCGCGAGGAAACCACCGAAATGGCCTGCGAAATGGCTGTAGCTGCGAGCGTCCTCGAAGTTGAAGAGGTCTTCCATGAACGCCCCCGGGAACAGCCGGCCTCCGGTCGCTTCGGCGCCGCGGGCAATCCAACGTTTGACGCTCATGCCGGCGGTTTTAGGGATGTGTACAAAATACGAGGCGATTTCCGTCTTCCCCTCCGCGTTTTGCTTTAGTCTGCACTGCCGGACTGAAAACTCGTCCGAGCGAAGAAAAGCATCGAGGACGTCACGTTCCGATGCTCCAGCCATCATCGCATCAACGTGATGCTTGAGTTCGGGAGGGTTAGGCCGACGTCCGAGCATTGACTCGTAGCATGACCTCACAAAGCGTTCCCGTGGCCATCGCCACCGTAAGAAATTTGTTGCCAAGATCTTGAAAATAGCGCGTGCAGCCGTCTGGAGGGGGTGAGGAGGTAGGTTGTCAGCACTCAGGGCTACGAAATTCAAGGCCTCAGTCTACCTCCATTCAAGGGAAAAGGCCACGCAATGGCAGTGGGGTCGGGTGAGCAATGCGCGGGTGGCTTGAGCTGGGCCGACTGGGAACGACACCGGCCCCGGTTGGGATTAACACACAATGCAACCTGCTTGCCGCCGAGCGGCGGACGTGCAATGGCTGTTTGGTGATTGATCCCCCACAACAAACACGTCTTCGAGTTGAAGCCGCTCGTGCCGTCGATGAAGAACAGGTCATTGTCGTCGATGTCAGTCATGGCCCCAAAGCTCCACTCGCCCCGGTCCACGAGGGCGCTCGTTTGTTGGCTCCCCGATGGAAAAGTGGCTCGCGATCGGACCGAATTCAGGTGTCGACTGCGCCGTCGTCTGAGCGCACCGTTGCTCGCACGGTTTAATCGCGCATTCCGGCCAGTGTCCAAAGCCCGCGGAGAGGCTCCTTCGAATATGTGAACAAATTCGACGTAACTATACTCAGCGAATGTGAGATCCTCGGGCTTTCACTCGTCGACAGTCGCGAAGTTCTCAGTCAACAATGAGCGCATCGGATCACGATAGAGATGCGAGTTGTTGAAGAACCCTTCCCAAGCCGACGCGTCGAAATAGCGACTCATCAGAAATGCGCGCGTGTCCGCGTTTCACCGACGAATCGACCGGCATCTGCGTCGACATGCATGGGATGCCCACCGACGAAGTGGAGCAGCCCGGCCGTATCGAATTGCGACGACCGGGCAGCGGGCAGCGGGTGCGGCCACGATGCACGCGCTCGCAACACCGCGCCGCTTGTTGACGACGTGCACGCTTGCTTCACTTTGAACCAGCCCGGCAGACAAGCGGGCCTTCGCCGCCTCCACCCTAACCAACCGGCGGAACGTCGGTTGGTGGTCATGCCTGGGCCTCAGCGCGTCGAGATCGTGGAACCGATCGCGGTCAGAAACGCCTCCCTCGAGAACAATGCCGCTCGCTTCTCGCAGGCTGCGCGCAAGGCTTTTGCTTTGGCCGCGGTCATCGACCGGACAGCGATTTTGATATCGTCGACGGTGAAACTCGGTGATAGGAGGTGGCCGGTCTCATCGTGTACAAGGGTCTCGAGCAATCCCCCTTCAGCGACCCCGATGACGGGTTTTCCGGCGGCCATCGATTCCACGGGCGATATGCCGAAATCTTCGTCTTGTGCGAGATAGATCGACGCACGGCAGCTCCCGATCAAACGGCTGAGCTCGTCATCGGCGAGCCAGCCGGTGAAGTGAATGTTGGATGCGTTTGCGGCGAGCCTACGCAATGCCTTCGACTGGCCTCCGCCCGAGGCTACGACCAGCTTCTGATCGGGCATCTGCGTAAAGGCCTCGATAATCGGCGCGACTCGCTTTAATGGTTCCAGTCGAGCCGTGGAAACAAAATAGTCGTCTTGCCCGAACCACCGAAAACGCGCAATCTCGACCGGCGGATAGACGACCTGGGATTCGACGTTGAGGTAGTGCTTCAGTCGGTGTTTTACGTTGAGAGAGTTTGCAAGGACGACATCCATTCTGCTGATGGATGCCTCATACCTGGATTTGAACCAAGCTTGGAGTGCGAGCAGCAGTGGTCTTTGCAGTGGCGAAAGGCTGCTCAGATAGTAATGTTCAAGATCGTAAAGGAACCGTGGAGGGGTGTGACAATAGTAGATGGATCGACCGAAGTGATCGGGTGAGGAAGCGAGCACGGAGTAAGAGCCCGAATAGATCCGATTGGGGTATCTGGCGACCAGTCCGGCAATGCGTTGAAACCTCGCAAGAAGGTAGATCAGCTCGAGCGCACGAAAGTAGCTGTGTGCTCGAAGGTCGATCAATCGATCCGGGTCGACCGCGCCGCCGTACGCCTCTTGACCGACAAAGCCGACGCAGACATCAGCGTCCAGCGCGCTATAGAGCGTCATCAGGACGTGCTCGGCACCGCCACGGATTGCGAGTGAATCATATAGCAGTAATAAGGATGCCGGTGGTCGCTTCTTGCTCGTCATCTGCGTGTCGGAGCCGTTCCTTGATAATCCTAAATGCCGAAGTGATCCACCGGCGGCTGTCGAGACGCCGAGCAATCGTTGCGGGATCAGACTCCGCAAAATCGGCAGACGGGTATGACAGCCTTAGGTGGCGACCGGCACATGGTGTCGTGCCGAGGGCTGTGTTGGCAAGTGACCTACCGGGATGCGGTTTGGCTCGGAACGCTCGCGGAAAGTTATCCTTGGCCAAGTCGATCCCGCTTGGATCCGTTGCGGTGTACTCAGCGCTTTCGGCACCGTCTAGGTTCTCCCTCTGGTTGACAGTCGCGCGGTCTTCGAGAATGCTCCCGACCGGAGGCTGGGCCAAGCGTAGTACCTCGTTCCACCCTATTTTGCATGCTCAGAGCCCCCCCCAAAGGCGTCAGGGCAAGGCACAGACCGCGGGGAATAGTGGGTGCTATTTCCAAGGGCTGCAACGCTGCCCTGGCGCCTTTGGGGGGGCTCCCGAAGGGCGAGGCGAGAAGCCTTCAGCGCCGTTGTTGCGCGAGCTTGAAAGAGGGTTACTCTTCCTTCACTCGCGTGCCTAGCCGCTGAACGCTTCTCGCCTCGCTGAGCACGCAAAATAAGGTGGAACGAGGTACTAGCGCCGCTGTTGAGCTGATGGCCCCCGAGGAGTTGTTCGTTCGGAAACAGGTTTCTTGCAAGCGGAGAGACTTCCTTGCCGGGGAGGCCGCGCCGGGGTCGCCCGGTGCGCGTCGAGTGTCATTGCAGGATGATTAACGGGCGATTGTCGTTGTGAAACCACTCTACCGAGATCGCCTTTACGCGGTCTATTCCGATCTGCATCCACGGCCCGATGTCGAATCGGATCCCGCTATCGCCGATTTGGTCGTCAGGGAATGGCTCGATCGCATGGCGGGCTGGCTGCCGATCGACAAGGATGCCGAATGCCTCGATGTGGCCTGCGGAAACGGTAGCTTGATGTTGGCCCTCAAGCGATCGGGTTATTCCAGGATCCGCGGTGTTGAGCTCGGCGAGCGGCAGGTTGAAACTGCACGTCGGGTTGCGGGGAACGTCGTTCAGGCGGATGCGGTGGATTATCTTGAAGGCCGTCCGCTTTCCTTCGATTTTATTACTGCGATGGACATCATCGAGCATTTCGACAAGAAGGATGTTTTCGCGTTTGTCGATGCTTTGTATCGGGCGCTCAGGCCCGGAGGGCGACTGATCGTACACACGCCAAACGCGGAATCTCCCTGGTTCGGTGTGGTTCGCTACGGCGACCTCACTCATGAGTTGGCTTTTTCACCGCAGAGCCTATCTCATGTTCTGAGCGTGGCGGGCTTCGAATCCTTCGAGGCCCGTGAGTGTCCGCCGTTCGTGCACGACCTGCGGAGCTGCCTGCGCCGGATTTTCTGGCGCGTACTTCGCAACTTTCTCTTGTTTTGGAGTGTCGTCGAAACGGATAGTACGGGCTCGGGCGTGCTGACGAGAGTCTTCATTGCGAAAGCAGACAAGCCGGGCTAGGCGTTTCGTCTTTTACTCTGAATCGATGTCGCGGTGCCGGGGCGTCTCAAGAGGGGCTCGGCAAGAGCGGCATCCCAGGGCGAAGGGCAGGCAGCGCGGCCTATCGTGATGTTCACTCAGGATTGTTAAGGGAGCTTGAGCGCGGATGACGACCGGGGTGCAGAGGAGGCTCTCGTGGTGCGGTCGCTTGAGAGTAATTTGTTCATGACGGCCGACTCCGAGCGCCGGCCGGATGCTTGTCCCGTCGTCTGCACCATCGTCCTCAATTGGAATCGCCCCGATGAGACCTTGGTCTGTCTCAATGCGCTGCTGCCGTCGGTTCTCGGCGGGGTAACCGCGCTGATCATCTGCGACAACGGATCGGATGATGACTCGGTTCCGCGGTTCCGGGATTGGGTGGCGCGTGCCATCGTGCCGGACCGTGACGACCGATCCCCGTCCGATTGGGACGTGCTGCTGATCCATTCGCCCCGGAATCTCGGCTACGCGGGCGGTAACAACCCAGGCATCCTTCGGGCCCTGTCCCGCGGCTTTCGGTATATCTGGATCCTGAACAACGACATCGAAGTGGCTCCGGGGGCACTCGATGCTTTGGTCGACTGTGCCGACCGGGACGCGTCGGCGATGATTTTCGGAAGTACAGTGCTGGATTTTACCGCACGTGAGAAGGTTCAGTATGCCGGGGGCGCCCGCTACTTGGCGCCGCTGACGATGGTTCGAAATCCTTACCGCGGCATGCCTGTGGATCTTGTGCGTGCGGCGTCGAGGCCCCCCAAGTCCCCGAAGCTCGATTACGTGTCGGGGTGTGCCATGTTTTGCCGTGCCGAGCTTTTCCGGTCCTACGGGTTGTTGGACGAGCGCTTTTTTCTCTACTTCGAGGAGCTGGACCTGGCGCATCGGCTACCGGACCCGACGTCTCAATTGAAGTGGTGCCCTGAGAGTCTTGTCTTCCATCACGAGGGCCATTCGACAGGAGGGCGATCCGCCTGCAACGGAACCGAGTCGGTTCGAAGCAGTTATCACGAGAACTTGAGTGCCCTGCGTCTCACGAGAAAGCATTGGCCCGGTTATCTGCCGATCGCGATGCTTGCGAGGCTTTGCGGCAAGTCGCTCGCTGCGGTTTTGAATGGGCGATGGCATCTGTTGAGGCCTTTGATTCTTGCCTTCCTGGATTTCCTGAAGGATCCGGACGGACGCCATGGCGGGCGGAGCGAACCCCCGATCACGGAGGAGATCCTCGCTTGCCGGAATCGCTCGTGACGGGACAGATCGCGCGGCCTCGAGCCGGGCGCTCGGCCGGGGCCGAGATGGATGCCGATTCGAGGACCGCTGCTCCGCCTCCGGGGGCGCTCTTGGTCGGCCTGCATATCGATCGACGGGGCGGCCTTGAGGGCTATACCGTCGATCTGGGTCACGGCTTGCAGCGTCTCGGTTGGAAGGTCGAGGCCGTGAGTGTCCTCACGCCGGACCAAGGGGCCTGCGAGGGGCTCCCGACGCAGGGACTGATGCCGGAGTGGATGTCAGAGTCCCTCTTTGCACGTTTCTGGCAACGGGCCCTGGGTTTCCATCTCAAGCGCAGGCGTCGGCATCCCGACGTCGTCATCGCGGTCCACCCCTATACGCTAGCGCTGGTCGGCCGGTACGCGCGACGGGTCGGGGTGCCTTATGTCGGCATCTTTCACGGGCTCGAGGCCTGGGCGGATTGGTCACACGCCTTCGCACGCGGGATTCAGGCCTCTCCGGTTCTCGCCGCGGTCAGCCGGTTTACGGCACAGTCGGTTGAGCGTCGATTGACCCGAGCGGAACCCGGGGTGTTCTGCTTACCGCCGTACGTCGATACCACGCGCTTCGTTCCCGGCCCATCGCCCGAACGCCGTGACGACGTCGCGGTTCTCTTGACCGTGAGTCGGCTGTCGGCCTGGGACAGATATAAAGGGCATGACTTGGTGTTAGCCTCCATGCCTGACGTGCAGGCGCGGCTCGGTCGCCCGGTTCACTATTGGGTCGTCGGGGACGGCGACGATCGATCGCGGCTTGAGCTGGAGGCCCGTCGACGAGGCCTCGCGGACCGCACGCATTTCCGGGGGCGGGTGAGCGCGTCGGAACTTTTGGACCTCTATCGGGCGGCCGATGTCTTCGTGATGCCGAGTGCCGTTGAGAAGCGCTCTGACGGAACTTGGACCGGAGAGGGTTTCGGCATCGTCTACATCGAGGCCGCGGCTTGCGGTTTGCCGGTGGTGGCTCTGGATCAAGGTGGTGCTCGGGAGGCCGTTGCGCACGGCGAGACCGGCTTGCTCGTCGATCGAACAGAGGCCGCCGTCGGCGCCGCGATGCTGCGCCTGCTCGGCGATCGTTCGCTGGGTCGTCGGATGGGCATGGCGGGCCGCGGGCGTGTGTGCCGTGAGTTCTCGGCCGATGCCTTCGATCGCCGCCTCGCGGAGTTAATGCAGAGGACCCTGTCCAGCGCGATTCCGGAGCCTGCGTGATGATCCCGAGCCGCATTCTAGAACCCTGCGATTCGCCCCCTAAACCGACGCCCCTAGGGATTCGTCTCGCATGAGCGCTCGCGTCTGTGTCGTGAGCCTCGTGCTCGGCCGCGATGCCTACTATCGCAGCGCGCGGGAGTCCATCGCATCGGTCTTGACGAAGACACCCTTTGATCTCTGTGTCGTTTCGGATCGGGATGTCGAGGGGCTGCCGGACGCTGGTGATCGGGTCATCCGCAGGTACCTGTCTGCCGCGGTTCGGGACGACTGCCGCGCAGCTCCATTCCTGAAGAAATTCGAGGCGATACAGCTCGCGTCGGCTGCAACCCCGGCGCCCGTTCTGGTGCTCCTCGACGCCGACGCCCTATTTTTGCGCGCGACTGGCGAGGCCGACGTGACGCGCGCCCTGGGCGATGCGGAGCTCGCGATGGTGGAGCAGCCGACCGTCACCGGCTCGGGAATGACGTGTGCGGATTTCTTCGACCATTACCGCAACCACACACTGGCTTGGTTCGGTGAGGATCCCGGCGCCGTGCTCGACCCGGAGGGTTTCCGCTTTTTCAATTCTGGCGTGGTCGCGGGGCGTCGAGCGGCATTCGAGTCGCTGGCCGGTTGGGCGTCGACGACGATTGCCGGGCGCGACAGCCTGCACCGGGTCGGCAAGCATATGATTGCGGATCAGGACTACATCCAATACTGGTGCCATCGCGTCAGGCCCGGACGCTGCGCGACCCTGTCCTGGGACTGGAATCATTGCGAGCATTGGGACGAGGGGTTTCCTAGGCCCGGCGCCCGGATCGCGCATTTCAGCAACTTCTGCCACGGTCCGTCCCGCGTGCAGGTCCGGCGCATGCGGATTCTCGCGCGACGGGGACGGCTCTACGGCCTTGAAGGGCGTCTGCTGGGTTGGATTTCGCGGATTCTTCGCGGCTGACCCATGCGTGCGACCATCGACGTTGTCTTGGTGACGTACAACTCCGGGCAGATGCTCCCGCGCTGTCTCGAGACCCTGTGCGCCTCGGACGTTTGCCGTCTGCGAGTCGTCGACAACGGGTCGAGCGACGAGACGCTCCGCTATCTCGACGCACAGGGTATCGAGCCGCTCGTGCTGAGCTCCAACCCCGGCTACGCGGTTGCCGCCAACCGAGGGGCTTCACTCGGAAGCGCGGACTATCTCGCATTCGTCAACCCCGATTGCCTCGTCCCTCCGGATTTTTGGCACAACGCCCTGCGGCTGCTCGCCGACCATCCGTCTGCCTGCGTCGTTCCGCGCCGCTTGATCAAACCGGGTATGGTCCAGCTTGGCCGCCAGCCCGGTTACGCGGCGCTTAAGCTCCTCGGAGACATCCTCTTCGACAATTACTTCAACCTCGGCTTGAGGCGACTTCTACGGCGACTCCCGCGATACCATGATCCTGATTGGTTCTGGCCTCACGGCGCCTGTCTAGTCATGTCGAGGCGGTGGTTCGACGCGCTGGGAGGTATGGATGAATCCTTTCCCATGTACATGGGCGATGTGGTCCTCGGGCGACGCATGTGCGAGCTCGGAGGCGTCATCCTCGAGTCCGACATCGATGTCGTCCATCTCGAGGGCGAGGGCGCGGCTGTGAGCTCCTCGCAGCGTCTGGCCCTGTTGAACGCCGGACGCACCGCCTACGCGGAACGGTTCCACGGGGCGGCGCTGGCGCGGGCCATGCGCCTGCTCGCCTGGCCCGGATTCACGCTGCGTCGGCTCTTGGTCTCCCGATGATCTATTACTTTCTGCCGGATTCCGGCCATTTCGGCGGCGTGAAGGTCGCCTGTCAGTTCGTGGAGATGCTGAACACGCTCGGGATTTCGGCGGTCGTCTGCATGCGCGACGGGTTCGCGCCTCAGTGGTTCGCCGGGCGGTTCGGGGTCCTCTCCGAGGCCGATGTGATCCCGCGCATCACCGAGCGCGACATCGTCATGATCACTTGGCCGCCGGATCATCGGCGACTGGCCCATCTGCCCGGGCGTCGCGTCTGCCATGCGCAGGGGACGGATCCGCTGATGGATCCGATTTTCGCCGACTCGGACGTTCTCATTCTCACCTGCTGGGACCAGGCGACCGACTATGTGCTTACCGTGCATGGACGCGAGTCGGTTCAGGTCGGCATCTCGATCAGCGACTGCTTCTATTTCAGCTGCGGGCTCAAGCTCGACAACCAGGTGGCCTATATGCCGAGGCGGGGGTTCCGCATCCTGCTCCGCTGTCTCCTGCGGGTGCGCGCCTTCGATTTCACTCCGATCGACGGGCTCGCAGAGGCCGAGGTGGCGCGTCGTCTTCAGCGTGCAGGCGTCTTTCTGGCGAGCGCACTCGGCGAGCAGTTCGGCCTTCCTGCCTTGGAGGCGATGGCCGCGGCCTGTGTCGTGGTCAGCGTGCCGGTGAAAGGCGGCATGGAGTACTTGCGTCACGGCGAGAACTGCCTGATCGCCGAGCCCGAGAATCTGCCGGACGCCCTGGATCGGTTGGCGCACCCGAGTCAGGCGAGCGAGCGCGCACGCCTGCGTCATCGTGCCGTGGAGACGGCGCTGGCGTATCGGCCGCAGGTGCAGCGCGAGCAGCTACGTCGTCTCCTCGAAACCGGCTTGGCCGAGCAGCTGACATGAGCGCCCGGGCCCTGACCTGTATCCTGGTCTCGCGCGGGCTCGATGGATTGCTCGCCGTCTGCACGGCCCATCTGGAGACGGCGTTGGCGATCGCGGGGGTCGCCGATGAGTCCAGCGTGGTGATCGTCGACA
This region includes:
- a CDS encoding DUF4214 domain-containing protein, whose product is MRSCYESMLGRRPNPPELKHHVDAMMAGASERDVLDAFLRSDEFSVRQCRLKQNAEGKTEIASYFVHIPKTAGMSVKRWIARGAEATGGRLFPGAFMEDLFNFEDARSYSHFAGHFGGFLAPYLRRPIRSATLLRDPVQRVISHHAHGARDPNLPLHAIIKGRSLEHVINDSSARGYLENFQAKFLAALDFGRYLLPHEIHDISWPKNDHDLLHAAEQNLEAIDVIGVLEDVDTFLDRLAVAWKLPRIDDLGVENSGYNRPLRELAPEVADRLREMNAIDYILYDRARSLPGRALARKSS
- a CDS encoding glycosyltransferase — encoded protein: MLGVSTAAGGSLRHLGLSRNGSDTQMTSKKRPPASLLLLYDSLAIRGGAEHVLMTLYSALDADVCVGFVGQEAYGGAVDPDRLIDLRAHSYFRALELIYLLARFQRIAGLVARYPNRIYSGSYSVLASSPDHFGRSIYYCHTPPRFLYDLEHYYLSSLSPLQRPLLLALQAWFKSRYEASISRMDVVLANSLNVKHRLKHYLNVESQVVYPPVEIARFRWFGQDDYFVSTARLEPLKRVAPIIEAFTQMPDQKLVVASGGGQSKALRRLAANASNIHFTGWLADDELSRLIGSCRASIYLAQDEDFGISPVESMAAGKPVIGVAEGGLLETLVHDETGHLLSPSFTVDDIKIAVRSMTAAKAKALRAACEKRAALFSREAFLTAIGSTISTR
- a CDS encoding class I SAM-dependent methyltransferase; this translates as MKPLYRDRLYAVYSDLHPRPDVESDPAIADLVVREWLDRMAGWLPIDKDAECLDVACGNGSLMLALKRSGYSRIRGVELGERQVETARRVAGNVVQADAVDYLEGRPLSFDFITAMDIIEHFDKKDVFAFVDALYRALRPGGRLIVHTPNAESPWFGVVRYGDLTHELAFSPQSLSHVLSVAGFESFEARECPPFVHDLRSCLRRIFWRVLRNFLLFWSVVETDSTGSGVLTRVFIAKADKPG
- a CDS encoding glycosyltransferase family 2 protein, yielding MTADSERRPDACPVVCTIVLNWNRPDETLVCLNALLPSVLGGVTALIICDNGSDDDSVPRFRDWVARAIVPDRDDRSPSDWDVLLIHSPRNLGYAGGNNPGILRALSRGFRYIWILNNDIEVAPGALDALVDCADRDASAMIFGSTVLDFTAREKVQYAGGARYLAPLTMVRNPYRGMPVDLVRAASRPPKSPKLDYVSGCAMFCRAELFRSYGLLDERFFLYFEELDLAHRLPDPTSQLKWCPESLVFHHEGHSTGGRSACNGTESVRSSYHENLSALRLTRKHWPGYLPIAMLARLCGKSLAAVLNGRWHLLRPLILAFLDFLKDPDGRHGGRSEPPITEEILACRNRS
- a CDS encoding glycosyltransferase family 4 protein gives rise to the protein MPESLVTGQIARPRAGRSAGAEMDADSRTAAPPPGALLVGLHIDRRGGLEGYTVDLGHGLQRLGWKVEAVSVLTPDQGACEGLPTQGLMPEWMSESLFARFWQRALGFHLKRRRRHPDVVIAVHPYTLALVGRYARRVGVPYVGIFHGLEAWADWSHAFARGIQASPVLAAVSRFTAQSVERRLTRAEPGVFCLPPYVDTTRFVPGPSPERRDDVAVLLTVSRLSAWDRYKGHDLVLASMPDVQARLGRPVHYWVVGDGDDRSRLELEARRRGLADRTHFRGRVSASELLDLYRAADVFVMPSAVEKRSDGTWTGEGFGIVYIEAAACGLPVVALDQGGAREAVAHGETGLLVDRTEAAVGAAMLRLLGDRSLGRRMGMAGRGRVCREFSADAFDRRLAELMQRTLSSAIPEPA
- a CDS encoding glycosyltransferase family 2 protein, yielding MRATIDVVLVTYNSGQMLPRCLETLCASDVCRLRVVDNGSSDETLRYLDAQGIEPLVLSSNPGYAVAANRGASLGSADYLAFVNPDCLVPPDFWHNALRLLADHPSACVVPRRLIKPGMVQLGRQPGYAALKLLGDILFDNYFNLGLRRLLRRLPRYHDPDWFWPHGACLVMSRRWFDALGGMDESFPMYMGDVVLGRRMCELGGVILESDIDVVHLEGEGAAVSSSQRLALLNAGRTAYAERFHGAALARAMRLLAWPGFTLRRLLVSR
- a CDS encoding glycosyltransferase — protein: MIYYFLPDSGHFGGVKVACQFVEMLNTLGISAVVCMRDGFAPQWFAGRFGVLSEADVIPRITERDIVMITWPPDHRRLAHLPGRRVCHAQGTDPLMDPIFADSDVLILTCWDQATDYVLTVHGRESVQVGISISDCFYFSCGLKLDNQVAYMPRRGFRILLRCLLRVRAFDFTPIDGLAEAEVARRLQRAGVFLASALGEQFGLPALEAMAAACVVVSVPVKGGMEYLRHGENCLIAEPENLPDALDRLAHPSQASERARLRHRAVETALAYRPQVQREQLRRLLETGLAEQLT